From the genome of Solanum dulcamara chromosome 12, daSolDulc1.2, whole genome shotgun sequence:
TTTGCCATAGATTTTGGGAGtagtttttgaaaatttatcttcaaaTATTTGATTGACCATGAAATTTGATCAGAtttcttcaaatattttcaaaaaagggGCTCAGACTagcttcaaaaactcaaattttcaagtttcaacttcataatctaTGGTCGTATGTTGTGAATTTTGATATATACAAATTTCTCTATACTTAGAAATTTAAACTTTGATTTTGTCAGTCGATGCAATTTTTGGAAAGGGACAATATGCCTAGAGCAAGTGACCTCCTTTTATCAGTTTCAGTTTGTGCTGAAGTATACAAAACCAAAATTGTTGAACTTGCCTTAGCATCAAGTGAAGAACTAAGACAAATGACTCAACAACAAGAACCATTATGGCTATTTGACACAAATAAGCAAACAGAAGTACTCAATGAAGCAGAATATAAACGACGATTCGTCCATCTTGATCCAAGTTTAGAGGAAATTATCAAATTCATTGCAAATGGAAGGCCTATTGACATGCCAAATTTTAATGGAAATGTCGATATTGAGATGGAAAATTCATCGACTCCTTCTGTTATTGAAGCGTCTAGAGCAATTGGAATTGTACTTGTGGATCCAATCAACCTTGTGCATATGCTGATGGATGTCGTAAGTTACATATTGCTATGACTCttcaaaagtagtgcatttttgaAGGATTTGACACGGGTGCAACAACAACATAGTAGATAAGCATAGTACTATTAACTTTATTGTTCTGAGTTTTGTCAATCAATTGAAActatgatgttttttttttggttgtgaAAACAGGACAATTGGTCATGTATGTTCTCCAACATTGTTTCAAAAGCAACAAATCTTGGACTTCTTTTGATAGGAGGAGATGGAACTCTTAATGGAGCTTTACAAGTGGTAATCTAAAATTAGCACTTTGTCTAATCTTTGTTGAGCTACTAATCCATTTTTAATCATGTGGGTATAGTACATATGGTAGACACAAGTTGCACGTTGGTTTCAGTTCGAACTATGTATACAtatgccaaaaaaataatatatagtatGATTACACTTATTCTGAACTGGCTGACTCTAAATCATAGATTCGTCTTACTTTAAAATTCTCAAGGCTTGTCATTTCAATGAGGGAACATGGTTGGATTCATATAGTCGACCCTAACTTGTTTGGTACTaagacaataattttttttttttttcagatGACAGCACAGTTTCATCTTCCTTCTCCACTTGCTAGGCCTCGCGAGGTCTACTTCGCGAGGCACTCTCGACAACTAGATTTCAACACTTGGCTAGTAGCAGATGTCTCTTTAGAGAGTGTTTTTCCTAATCCATTAGTACAGTATAAAAGAAGACCATCAGGATGCCTAATCCATGGACTTCAAAGTGGACTATCATTGGTAAAATGAATACATAttaatcatcaaaatattttaagttcctAGTTTATTAGTGCATAATTAATCATAAAGATTTTTGTGTGTAAATTTTTAGGTTACTTGGGTGGAGAATAATTTAGTATGTGATGGTTCGATTCCTGAAATGTTCAGGCAGACGTTTAAATCAGGCGTTGCATTCAGCGCGAAACGCTGGATGTTAACCATGGAGAGACATTATGACAGATATGCAATTTTGCAGAAACAACATAATCAACTATTGGGACAACCTTTGCAAGACAACAGTAAGCTGGTTTGCTTTTTTTCTTGATCGTTTTCATTCaagaaaaagggtcaaaaataccTCTTTACTATATGAAATATCTTAGTTTTGTGCTCCGTTATAATTTGGAGCCATTCATACATATGTTGTTAGCAAATCATCTCGTATTTTCCCTTGATCCTAACGAAGCTCCAACCTGATGTAGGATAATTTTAGACCATAGTGAAAATTAGAGGTAAAT
Proteins encoded in this window:
- the LOC129875863 gene encoding homeobox-leucine zipper protein MERISTEM L1-like, with protein sequence MPRASDLLLSVSVCAEVYKTKIVELALASSEELRQMTQQQEPLWLFDTNKQTEVLNEAEYKRRFVHLDPSLEEIIKFIANGRPIDMPNFNGNVDIEMENSSTPSVIEASRAIGIVLVDPINLVHMLMDVDNWSCMFSNIVSKATNLGLLLIGGDGTLNGALQVIRLTLKFSRLVISMREHGWIHIVDPNLFGTKTIIFFFFQMTAQFHLPSPLARPREVYFARHSRQLDFNTWLVADVSLESVFPNPLVQYKRRPSGCLIHGLQSGLSLVTWVENNLVCDGSIPEMFRQTFKSGVAFSAKRWMLTMERHYDRYAILQKQHNQLLGQPLQDNNVGEGQKNLMKLAERTIKSYNTIFSSCRENQWMPLSIHGGEDIFIKTNMNLDAPGTPRGVAVMISTSLWLPIPQNDIFKFLRAGENRWKWDLLSYGCMTRDALHIPSARDPANSVSLVIVEPPNGRTDKSEMFYLQESFSDSTGMYIIYAPVDGSAVQSIMEGKDSDGVDMLASGFAVLPCTSEGSILTMAFQLMDEEISTPEYLPPHSVFTANRLVSETISLIKASLMFNSAF